In Gossypium arboreum isolate Shixiya-1 chromosome 6, ASM2569848v2, whole genome shotgun sequence, the following are encoded in one genomic region:
- the LOC108476602 gene encoding protein ROOT HAIR DEFECTIVE 3 homolog 2-like, which translates to MLSKGEGFAASICTSTESCMLEFDQGCADAAIKQANWDASKVKEKLHRDINAHALSVQDAKLSELMVSYEKQLGQSLSEPVESLFDNAGRDTWASIRKLLTRETEIALSEFSAAISSFGLDRSTVEKMLQDLKDYARNVVERKAREEAGKVLIRMKDRQENLNFHIP; encoded by the exons ATGCTGAGTAAAGGAGAAGGATTTGCAGCTTCTATTTGTACAAGTACTGAGTCTTGTATGCTTGAATTTGACCAAGGATGTGCAG ATGCTGCCATCAAACAGGCTAATTGGGATGCTTCTAAAGTAAAGGAAAAACTTCACCGTGATATTAATGCACATGCATTATCTGTTCAAGATGCAAAATTGTCTGAATTGATGGTTAGCTATGAG AAACAACTTGGTCAATCACTATCCGAACCAGTGGAGTCTCTATTTGATAATGCCGGAAGAGACACCTGGGCTTCAATAAGAAAGCTTCTTACACGTGAGACTGAGATTGCCCTATCAGAGTTTTCAGCTGCCATTTCTAGTTTTGGGTTAGATCGATCGACAGTTGAGAAAATGCTGCAAGATTTGAAGGATTATGCGAGAAATGTGGTAGAGAGGAAAGCAAGAGAAGAAGCTGGAAAAGTTCTGATCCGCATGAAGGATAGGCAGGAAAACCTTAATTTTCATATTCCTTAA